AAAGGAATTGAGCTCGATATTGCTAAGAGCGATTCTTATAAATATACTTTTATCATTAAGGATTGTCATCAAGATTGGGAAACTTCTGATGAGAAGTCAAGTTTATCATATGAATACGACTTTACACCTATATATTCTAAGGAAGACCAAGTTGTTTCAATTCCGTTTTCCGAATTTAAACCGACTTATCGTGGTCGACCTGTAGAAGGAGCCCCGGAGCTTGACGTTAGCAAGATCACTCAGTTTTCAATTATGATTCGaagcttttttaattccCAAAGTGGCGACTATGAACTAGTTTTAAACAGTATTCGTGCTATTCCAAAGAATGTTCCTTTTACTACCCATAAGATGAGTAACGAGAAGCAAAGACTTTTTGACgattatgaaaaagaaattgctgGAGGTTCTTGGTGCATTTGCCAATAATTCCAAAGTTTTAGCAATACTTacttaatttattttcatgacatttgatgaatttaacTTGCGTTTTGTGCGGTATTCATTTGTATAGTAAAGACATGAAATTATAGTAAAGGCGACTTTGTATTACTTTAGTGTTGGGGATATTAAAGTCTCCTGctactctttttttattttgaagtaATTTTAAAGAGATGAATAAGGTTAGCAATAGTTTAATTGACATCAATTTAGTACATTGacatttacaaaaatctGAGTTTTTAGCTTAGCCGTTACTTCTATCCATTAATGGTGATGTCCGACTAATGTCATTAGAGCAATTAGCATTTGCAATCATAAACTAGACGATCATAATCAATCAAAGTAATTGACAAACAACAACACTATGAATTGATATACGTACAACTATGGAGTTGTCACATCTCTGCAAAACTACAACCAAagtaaattcaatttaGTTTGCTTATTTTAACTTCTGATTGTCAGTAACTTACCATATATACTCAACGCATTCTTTCCCATTGCCGCGGAATTTGTACAAATTTGACTAGTGAGGTTCGCTAAACTTCTTGATGATAGTAGTATCGACAGATTGTCATCACCGTATGTCTTGAAATAATTAGTTGGGTGTTTGCATTCCccaatgaaataaaaaatcttcaatatttaactttatttttattatttaaagtaCAAATTACATTCATCAATGAATGGAGCTGTTGAAAGCTTATTGTACATAAAAGTAATTAACAAGCGAGAGTATTCTATCTATTTATCTACTTACAAACAGATCAATCTAATGGAGTCGTTAAGAGTACCTTTATCCTTTTCTAAATGTATTCATAGGCTTAAACCACTAActtaaaagtaattttattgTGTTGACAAAAGTTAAGCCACTGCTAGAATAgtgtaaatattttaagcGAATTACGGTTAAACGATGCGACGGACAAAGATAACATTTTTCCCGACAAAGCGCTTCTATGTTTATCGACTAATACTGAATAAACCTATCCTCGGTTTCAACGAATTTTGCTTCCGAGTGTATAGATCAGCGCAAGTGGAAATTCTTAGAAGTGGCTAAACATGCTATTTAGGCCAATGTCCAACAAGGAAATTTTCATGACATGAAGTAAGAACTGGTCTATTTAAAGAGGTTCTGTCTGGCAAGCAAAAGTTCTACGAGGAATGTAATGACAATCAATTTTGTCAAGTTTTTATTACGATCCACTGAGAACAAGAACTTGCATTGAGAACCGATTGGATGTGGTTTTTAAgagaaacaatttttggtGAATTAGTGGAATACTTTTCTGGCGGTACTCGCCAAGTTGATGTGGAGAAATTAGGAGTATGCACAGATAATAGTAATGTTGAGTTAAGTAGTTGCCCCGATTCTTCATTTGACGACGAGAAAACTAACCAGGTTAACTCTGAAGGATTGATTATTGTGACATGGGATGGCGAAGATGATCCTGAAAACCCAAAAAATTGGCCTTTATGGGCAAAGCTCGTAGTAACATTTgatgtttgttttttaacgTTTGCCGTGTATATGGGGTCGGCAATCTTTACTCCTGGTATTCAGGAAATTCGAGAGACGATGCATGTAGGAACCGTGCCCGTAATCTTGGGGCTGACTCTTTTCGTTGAGGGGTATGCGGTTGGCCCTCTCATTTTCTCTCCACTCTCTGAGGTACCTCAAATAGGCcgtcaaaaaatttatgtgCTCTCccttattgtttttatctGTCTGCAAATCCCCACTGCGCTAGGATCTAGCTTGGGTGTTTTGCTTCCAATGAGATTTTTGGCGGGAGTTTTTGGCTCACCTGCCCTCTCCACTGGAGGAGCCTCTCTGGCCGATATTTGGCAGCCATGGCTTTATCCTTATTTCATGTGTTTCTGGTCCCTTGGCGCAGTTGGTAAGCTGGatcatttaatttgatAGTGAATTTGTGACTAACTAGTTTTCTAGGTGGTCCTGTTTTAGGTCCCTTGCTTGGTGCAGCCATGGTAGTTGCTAAATCATGGAGATGGCAGTTTTGGCttttgatgatgatttCTGCACTTGTCTTGGTAAttataactttttttatgccaGAAACCTCTGAATGGCATTTATTGTATAAAAGAGCTAAAAGACTGCGCGAATTGACTGGAAATCCAAATTATAAAACGGAGGCCGAAATAGCCTCCTCGCAATTGAGTAAAGGCCAATTTGCAAAGCAAATATTGGTTCGTCCTATAATTCTGTGTGTCTCAGAACCAATCGTTCTGTCATTAACCATCTATATTGGATTAgtatattcaattttatacCTATGGTTCGAAGCCTTTCCCATCCTTTTTACTACAGTCTACCATTTTACGACTATTGAAAACGGGTTGGTTTACATGGGTATATTGGTAGGTTCAGTTCTAACCGTAGcattttactttatttacCTTAGAAAAGTGATGATTCCTAAGTTTGTGGAAAATAAGGGTAAGTTTCCTGCTGAAGAAATTTTAATCATCTCATTTCCAGCTGCCTTTTTTATTCCAATTTCACTCTTTTGGTTTGGTTGGACAGGAAGAGAATCGGTGCACTGGATTGTACCAATTGTTGGTACACTTTTCTACGCATCAGGTTCCTTTTTGTTGTTCCAAAGTATGTTTCAATATTTGGCAGCTGCATATCCGAAGTATGTTGCATCAGTATTTGCTGGAAATGCTCTTTTTCGATCTTCCATGGCTGCAGCATCTCCTCTATATGCTAGAGCCATGTTTAATAATACAGGTCCTTCATATGCCCCAGTGGGGTGGGGAAGCACGATTCTTGGTGTTATTTCTTGCATAATGATCCCCATTCCATTCTTGATTTATAAATGGGGTTTGAAACTAAGAAGTCGATCAAAATATGCCacttaaagaaaattcatgctaaaaaaatacctCTTTACTGGTCCCTCACCTATACCttcctttatttaattctgGTCTTTTGTGATCATTACATATTATTCGATTACTCCGTGGTAACCTTAACGAAGGATAcgaatttaatttttatacattaGATATTTATGAGTTTCTTTGCTGTTTATTCCttgtcattttttaaagtgcTATTAGTTGGATATGGTTATTTCTACTCTAgtctttaataatttctaATGTTATTAGTCTGGAAATATTAgtgtttaataaaatggaGCTTGGCGATACGTTTACAATTGCTCTAAGCTCGTTACTCTTAGCCAAAAAAGGAAGCCggaatttatttacaaaacacCAActgaataaatttgtttacgtTTTTAAATGTGTTTACCTAATAACTTGACTTTGTTAAGTGGATGTTAGTTCCAAGCGTTTGATTGTTAATCATTGCAgttttaatataaaaaaaaaatgaaatgtgAAGAAGAGTAAagttataaatatatttttcctCATCCCTCCTGTTTTCAAACGTATTGAAAAAGATCATGCTAATTGACTATTTTTTGCGTGCGAAtccattttgaaatttaatcTTTCATAttcttatttaaataacaataaataagaCATTAAGATAACGAGCAGACACAGCTAACTACCTCTAActtaaagtttttttactttagGGCTTCCCTATATTTTCATCTGTTCTCTACGAATTAACCGCTTTATTTAGTTTACCTTGAAGTTAATTTGTGTACTATCCAAAACATCGTTAAAGCGTAAGCAACGCGACAAGTAGTTTATAACACTATTGTAAAGCATTTACCGCGTTATAGCTTTTTCCCTTAAATTCATACCGAACACAGTACGCCGCGTAAGATTGAATAAGGTTACATTGAGCTTTTCCATCGCATTCAAAATGCTGCATTCTTAGTTATCCAAGGCTACAAACGCTTATTATGGAAAGGGCAGTCGAACTTTCTGTTAGAAGTTAGATGGTTTTTAATTCATCATGAGTGATTCCTTTCATTATCAATATGATCGTGCTTCGCCTGAACGACTAAAGCCTACGATTTATTCGTGGACGCGTCTTAGACAATCTACACGTGCccaaaatgaaaatgaacaAGCTAAAAGGCGACAGGGGATTTTGGAACATAAAAGGGGAGGTTCCAtggaaatgaataaatttatagACGAAAGCGCTTATATGGAATGGGAAAAACAACTTGAAAATGCCTCTGAAGATTATGCAATTGAACCATCGGATCtggaagaagaagttgATCAATTGTAACGATTTctgaaaaaggaaaacatAACACTATGATTTTATTCGTTTGCTGCTGCTGTCAAAGCCTTGCGTTGGTTCGCCTTGACCTAATGTCAGCTAAAAACTTCTAAACAACTTTATATAAACCAACTTAACATATTTTAGCAGTTACaatcaaaagaattaaTTACCTAAGTTCGTGGGTTactaaattgaaaatgaaaataaggaaatttttacaaagaatCAATTATATATAA
This portion of the Schizosaccharomyces pombe strain 972h- genome assembly, chromosome: I genome encodes:
- a CDS encoding protein CIA30; amino-acid sequence: MLVLFGQPENWHEQDFRAVDDRVRGGSSISHLTEEKDSDGKSRAKFWGTLDTKTLGGAGFCSQATNIKDRTWNLKEFKGIELDIAKSDSYKYTFIIKDCHQDWETSDEKSSLSYEYDFTPIYSKEDQVVSIPFSEFKPTYRGRPVEGAPELDVSKITQFSIMIRSFFNSQSGDYELVLNSIRAIPKNVPFTTHKMSNEKQRLFDDYEKEIAGGSWCICQ
- the mfs1 gene encoding MFS family transmembrane transporter Mfs1, translating into MWFLRETIFGELVEYFSGGTRQVDVEKLGVCTDNSNVELSSCPDSSFDDEKTNQVNSEGLIIVTWDGEDDPENPKNWPLWAKLVVTFDVCFLTFAVYMGSAIFTPGIQEIRETMHVGTVPVILGLTLFVEGYAVGPLIFSPLSEVPQIGRQKIYVLSLIVFICLQIPTALGSSLGVLLPMRFLAGVFGSPALSTGGASLADIWQPWLYPYFMCFWSLGAVGGPVLGPLLGAAMVVAKSWRWQFWLLMMISALVLVIITFFMPETSEWHLLYKRAKRLRELTGNPNYKTEAEIASSQLSKGQFAKQILVRPIILCVSEPIVLSLTIYIGLVYSILYLWFEAFPILFTTVYHFTTIENGLVYMGILVGSVLTVAFYFIYLRKVMIPKFVENKGKFPAEEILIISFPAAFFIPISLFWFGWTGRESVHWIVPIVGTLFYASGSFLLFQSMFQYLAAAYPKYVASVFAGNALFRSSMAAASPLYARAMFNNTGPSYAPVGWGSTILGVISCIMIPIPFLIYKWGLKLRSRSKYAT
- the dhm2 gene encoding protein dhm2, whose amino-acid sequence is MSDSFHYQYDRASPERLKPTIYSWTRLRQSTRAQNENEQAKRRQGILEHKRGGSMEMNKFIDESAYMEWEKQLENASEDYAIEPSDLEEEVDQL